A portion of the Apteryx mantelli isolate bAptMan1 chromosome 29, bAptMan1.hap1, whole genome shotgun sequence genome contains these proteins:
- the LZTS1 gene encoding leucine zipper putative tumor suppressor 1, with protein MGSVSSLISGHSFHSKHCRASQYKLRKSSHLKKLNRYSDGLLRFGFSQDSSHKSSSKSSKNEDFFYIKVSQKTHGSHRADYTALSSGELGSQAGTSSMDFGTSTPQKLMPFPNQLELGTEKTAVRPTAFKPVLPRSGAILHSSPENGSHISQQLHPLDKAKDQELKPVLCSGGLSDSGRNSMSSLPTHSTSSSYQLDPLVTPMGPISRFGGSAHNITQCAVIQDSNMMSLKAMSFSDGGNKIINPGKAHHASEKATCIRSPISTDESTIQELEQKLLEREGELQELQSSFEEKEVSSCQVYEEKQRRCKEELEGLKQKCNSKLKQTSQKTQRTQQVLHLQVFQLQQEKKQLREELENLMKEQNLLETKLRSYEKEKTSFAPALEETQWEVCQKSGEISLLKQQLKESQTELNTKTTEILSLKAQLKEVRAKMEGLEMKTRDLEDSLRTKAMELEVCENELQRKKNESELLREKVNLLEQEIVDLRTELAILKEQLSEVRDRARSASSPALGMVDDAQALQGEVERLKAELKAERDNNEQMTSGFQHERQTWKEEKEKVIHYQKQLQQSYLHMYKRNQNLEKMLQQLASGEDGKEPIELDIPGADVPYEDIIATEI; from the exons ATGGGGAGCGTCAGTAGCCTCATCTCCGGCCACAGCTTCCACAGCAAGCACTGCCGAGCCTCCCAGTACAAGCTGCGCAAGTCGTCCCACCTGAAAAAGCTGAACAGGTACTCGGACGGGCTGCTCCGCTTCGGCTTCTCCCAGGACTCCAGCCACAAGTCCAGCTCCAAAAGCAGCAAGAATGAGGACTTCTTTTATATCAAGGTCAGCCAGAAAACGCACGGCTCCCACCGGGCGGACTACACAGCGCTTTCCAGCGGGGAGCTGGGCAGCCAAGCCGGGACGAGCAGCATGGACTTTGGGACGTCCACACCTCAGAAACTGATGCCCTTTCCCAATCAGCTGGAACTG ggcacagagaagactgCTGTGAGACCGACAGCCTTCAAACCAGTGCTGCCCCGGTCCGGTGCCATCCTCCACTCCTCCCCAGAGAATGGCAGTCACATCTCCCAGCAGCTGCACCCTCTGGACAAAGCCAAGGACCAAGAGCTCAAGCCGGTGCTGTGCTCTGGTGGGCTGTCTGACTCCGGCAGGAACTCCATGTCCAGCCTCCcgacccacagcaccagcagcagctacCAGCTCGACCCACTGGTCACCCCCATGGGACCCATCAGCCGCTTCGGCGGCTCAGCCCACAACATCACGCAGTGTGCTGTCATCCAAGACAGCAACATGATGAGCCTCAAGGCAATGTCCTTCTCCGACGGGGGCAACAAGATCATCAACCCTGGCAAAGCCCACCATGCCTCTGAGAAAGCCACTTGCATTCGTTCACCCATCTCCACGGATGAGTCCACCATCCAGGAGCTGGAGCAAAAGCTGctagagagggagggagagctgcaggagcttcAGTCAAGCTTTGAGGAGAAGGAAGTCAGCTCCTGTCAGGTTTACGAAGAGAAGCAGAGGCGCTGCAAGGAAGAGCTAGAGGGCCTCAAGCAGAAATGCAACAGCAAGCTCAAGCAAACCTCACAGAAAACCCAGCGGACACAGCAAGTCCTTCACCTCCAGGTgttccagctgcagcaggagaagAAACAGCTCCGGGAGGAGCTGGAGAACCTCATGAAGGAGCAAAACCTGCTGGAGACCAAGCTGAGGTCCTATGAGAAGGAGAAGACCAGCTTTGCCCCAGCGCTGGAGGAGACTCAGTGGGAG GTATGCCAGAAGTCTGGCGAAATCTCTCTCttgaagcagcagctgaaggaatCCCAGACTGAGCTCAACACCAAGACCACCGAGATCCTCAGCCTGAAAGCTCAGCTGAAAGAGGTGAGGGCAAAgatggaagggctggagatgaAAACCCGGGACCTGGAGGACTCTCTGCGCACCAAAGCCATGGAGCTGGAGGTCTGTGAAAACGAGCTCCAGCGTAAGAAGAACGAGTCCGAACTCCTGAGAGAGAAGGTAAACCTGCTGGAGCAAGAGATCGTGGACCTCCGAACAGAGCTCGCTATCCTCAAGGAGCAGCTGAGCGAAGTCCGAGACAGAGCCAGGtctgcctccagcccagccctggggaTGGTGGATGACGCACAGGccctgcagggagaggtggagaggctgaaggcagAGCTGAAGGCTGAGCGGGACAACAACGAACAGATGACCTCCGGCTTCCAGCACGAGCGGCAGAcatggaaggaagaaaaggaaaaggtgatTCATTACCAGAAGCAGCTGCAACAGAGCTACCTACACATGTACAAAAGGAACCAGAACCTGGAGAAGATGCTCCAGCAGCTCGCCTCGGGGGAAGATGGCAAGGAGCCCATTGAGTTGGATATACCCGGTGCTGATGTCCCCTACGAAGACATCATCGCCACCGAGATCTGA